Genomic segment of Arachis hypogaea cultivar Tifrunner chromosome 11, arahy.Tifrunner.gnm2.J5K5, whole genome shotgun sequence:
TTCAAGGATAAAATAATGAACAACAAATAATAACAAAACTGGCCACACAACGTCAAAAGCAGTACAAGGTTTAAGGTGAAGGAAATCTACTGCACATTACAGCCTACCAAGAGGAATGAACTGCACACATTCAAGCATCCATATTGCAAATTTAAAAGATCAAGTCAACACTAAATCATCAATACCATCCCAAGGTACCTTACTGAGTCATTCTGTAATCTATTAACTGTAATCTATTAATACCCATACATAAACTGGTGGAAAGATCTGAATTTGGTTCCCAACAACAAAGACAGAAAATGCTAAGCTGTAACCTAGGGTCTTGTATCAAGCTGTCTATGAAAACTTTAACAACAGCCGTAGTTAAGAAACATACATTATTATGAGTAAAATCACCAAAAATGCCCCCAAAAGGATTTAGCTGCTAACAAAAATACCCTTGAAagataaaaacaacaaaaacaccTCCAAAAGATTTTAAAACGTAACAAAAATAACCAAAAGAACACCATTTTTTATAAGTTGCAAACATCTAAACAAAATCTGATCTCTGGACctcttctttcaattttttatttaaaaaaagtctcctgttaaaaaaattaaataaataaagaaaatccaaaatccacaaaaaaaaaaaaaatacttggtGCAAAATCACCAAACTTCATGGATAAAAATGTCTCCATTTTCTTACTAATCATGCTTACAACAAACCACATCAAAAAAGCCCCTTTTTAAGAATATATACATTCGGTTATTTTTcacgtttttaattttttttagaagcaCTTTTGATGTTTTGATCTCTCGAGTATTTTTGGTGGTTTACTCTTATTATGAAGTAGAATGATAAAGCTAAAACTTGTTCATCATTgcattatctaaaaaaattatgaaaattaacCAGCCATAGGATAAGTATATTTTAGTCCTGACAGCATACCGTATTGAAATCAACTTCTTTAAGAATTTCACAAATTGAATTGCGCAGCTGATcatcagtggggatctttttctgattcttcttgccctttcctttgGTAACTTTTTCTGTGATACAACAGAGAGATGTATTAGAAAACCACATAATGGCAGTACATTAAGTGGGGAAAATGCACGTAACCAACTATACTGAGTTGCATTGAGAGTGGAGTTGTTAAAGCTATATGAGGTGAATGAGGGATACAGTTGGAATATCTCAGAAAGTTGGGGCAAAAAACTGGAATTACGTGATATTCAGACCTCTCAAAAGTCTTCGAGCCTTTTActgttttcttctatttctcagTAAATAACACAAGTAGGAGAGTTAGATCACTGTGGTTCTGCTCAAATCCAGCATTTAATACTGCTAGATTCAACTTCTCAATAGTTCTTGCAATATGTTCCATAAAGCACAAGGGATGAAAAAGTGTGTACATAATACTCATCCATCAGTTTTATTGATTGAAAACATCTATTGAGGTTAATGTAAAAGGAAAAGTTAACATGCTAACTAATAATCCCTCAATGCTTAAAGTGAAAACTATGATTTTTTCACTAAAACACAATACACATGATATATATTGAGATTAATAATGACAACAGGGAAGCAGTTTTCTCAACCTGTTTTCTCTTTGGAAGCAAACTTGGATGGAGTTGATGTCTTCTGCTTTCCAGCCTTATcattttgcttctttcttgaaaaGACCTTTGGACTTTCTTCGCCCTCATCATCAACCTTGGTAGTGGTGGCTGATGATTTCTTAGGTGTCCTCTTTGGCGTTGACCGAGATTTTTTGGTAACTGTAACACTCTCAGCTTTACTTTTTGTAGCAGATTCTTTCTTTGTGGATGACGCTTTTgaattttgtttcctttttttatCATCTTCAGATTCACTTGCAGAATCACTTTCATCCTCACTTTCAGATTTCTCTGGCGTTTCATCCTCAGATTTGTCATGAACACCATTTTCATTCTCCTCCtcattttctttgtctttctcttcATCCTCAGACTCATTTTCTGTGTCACTCCTTGTTTCCTCTGCTGGTGAAGAATCTTCATTTTTCTTCCGACTCTTAATAATATGCAAAGAATGAACAAAACCAAATATAAGCAGGAGACtgcaataattaaataaatacaaagacaaatttaccttttcttaaaattataaattataggcagaaaagaagaaagagagagaatataCTCTCATGCGAAATGTTCATGTGATCTGATCATGTGAATTTTAACTATTGATCCACTCTTGCCATTAATCTTCTCTGGCCCCACCTTCAGAACCAAAGGTCAAAATTCACATAACCTAATGATGTGAATACTTCACATACAAGATCCATTCTTGAAAAGAGAATAGAGATTGAATGACATATAACTAGACTGACATGAAATGTAATACCCTAATAACAGTACAAAGCACAAACAACAATTTGCACTGATGAAGCAAGTAATGGTGTAGAAATACTGGTACCAGACCAGGTCAATATGACACTACAAACCCAACAAAACTCAGACCTTTAAAGTAATATAGCTTTATACGCTCAACACAAAAGTGTGGTATTCACATGTGGAAACGCTATGAGCTGCTCAAACTTCtatcatttaaattaataaatgttaTCAAATAAACAGAACTATAATACAATATAACATGTAATTTAATGGAAGTGACCCCAATTTTCTTCAAACAATTAAAGAGAGGAGTGACAATAATAGTGAACCATGTATATGCTAACTACTCCAATTAAGAGTGCAAAACAAGCAGAAACAATACAAACATACATAGTCTGAGGGCACACAAGACTGATAATCTACCAAAAAAATTAACTTCGGAATGTACTTCATGACTAACAGCATGTTGCCCAAGTCACATTTCATTCCTGTCGTTACAGGGGTGGGAAAGTACCTTAGTAGAACGTCTTGAAGTTGTTATCCCAGACCTTGAAGTACCTCGTTTCACAACACGCTTGCGCTTTCTTCcctaataacagataaaacacaAATAACATGAACTATCAAACACAATATGTAGGGAAAACCAAAATACCTAACCATCATGAAGGAGAAATTTaagaaacaaaaaaggaaaaaagaaattgAAGTAAACCTTTTCTTTTTCTGCAAGTAGCACAGTTGTGGTTGCATGAGGAGCAACTAAGAAGTCAATCAACTTGGAAATAATATCTTCCTGCATGTGAATATGTTTAATAGGATGAGATGCAAGAGAGATGTTAATGTTAACGCATCAACCACATGAGATTGAATTTaagttcaaattttcaaaaagatGAGAAATCACTCGAAACACAGGTTGTGGCAGGAAAAACATTTTCTACAAGAAGCCAACAAACCTTCCTTGTTGTTGCCTTGGCAATTGCTATGTCAAGCACATCACAGAATTCCAGTAGTTTTTCTTTGTTACACTTGTCAAATTTTTCCTTAACTTTGATCATATGCTTTTCCTGCAGCAACAATATTTGGATTATAGCTTTGGTGAATAAGGACTTCGAGCAAAAAGAAATATAACAGTAAATGAAATGACGACAAGACAAGCAAATCAATAAACCCTGCAACAGTTACATCACCAGTGGCAAgttacaagttttttttttttggtgggtATTAGGTGTGGTTACCTCATTGTCATGCCACACAAAACCAGAAAACCTTGATATATTACTCTTGATTTGAACtgcctgcaaaaaaaaaaaaaaaaaaaaaggcaaaaacagAACCACAGGGGATCACAACATGAGAGACGCCCACCAATTCCATAATCCTAGACATCCTAACAACGTTTGCCTTTTAACAGTCTCACCCTGTAATATCTTATATCTTAATTTACAGAGATGGCACAATACTGAACACAAGAAATTCAAAAAGTGATGGTGTATAAATCGACTATAACAGAAAAGCAAAGATAGTTGATGAAGCAGAACATACCTTCCCTCTCCTTCCAAAGAGAATTGTATGGAGCAACTTGAAAGTATCATCAGTCTTCCTTCTAGATAATTTAAATGCCACTGAAGCAGAAAATGCAAGAGTCAAAAAGTTATTAGCTGCATTGAAGAAGCAGAAACATCATCCAAAACTTAACACAGGCAAACAAAGGcaaaattatcaaataaatatatTAGGTTAACCTTAGATATGGAAAACGGTACTCTTCTCTTACTCCCAACTATGGCCATTTACACTTCACCCATTATCTCAAGTGCTTAAGTTTTGATAGACCAAGTTTACAAGTGATATATTGTCTCATTAAATAACATGGAACAACTATAATTATCTTAAACTCATGCCATAAAACTTTTTAAACTGGAAGAAAGAAGCTAGAATATTTTCAACTTTATGCAGCTATTATCATCATTTAAGGTACTGTGTGTGGGAAACGGAAGATGCAGttgtaaaaaaattcttttaccaGAAAAGGAAGTGAACATAaacctttttataaaaaatgtttaGAATTGAAAAGAATTCATGTAGCTAGTTAATAAGACAAAACCCAGTGCATGCTAATGGACTTGTCAAGTCATCACTAAAATGACTACTTTTAAGTCTGAATAATTATCTTGTGCATGTCTGCAGGATTCAAGATGCAAACTCCTCAACATCGGGGAAAATGCATTTAAGCATTTAGCCTTGTCATACATTATCATTGAAGGTTCACAAAACAGTTATATAATCATAATGAGAGCACCATACCATTGGGTATACCTTTTAAAGGTGTGCCACGACCCTGCAattcgaaaatgagagagtaagCAGATTGggttaaaacaaaaatatacaattacaaCAAACAAAGCTTTTCCTTTTCTCACCATGTGGAGCCATCTAATGGGATCAAGTAACACCTTAATACAAGACACAATTGTGGCAACATCTTTTaaatattgaattgaaaatgatcACCTTTTCGATGTGGAATTCTTTGTTTGCATCTTTCTCTATTGATGCTACCAACCTCTCAACAGATTTCCTCTCTCGAACAGGACGATCAACAGTTGGAGTCCTTGGCTCTATCTTCGTCAattccttctttttctctttcactTTCTCCCCATTGACCTTCCCTCTCGAACGCTTTTTCGATCCTTTATTATCCTTGTTATCTTCAGCTTTGTCTTCTTCTTTTGACTTTCCAGCATTATCCACATCCTCATCCTCCTCTTCCTTGTTGCCGTCCAGCTCTGCTTCGATTTTCTCCTTGTCTTTCTTTTCCCCACTCTCCTGCATGTCTTTAGTGTTACCATCTACTTCCATTGCATCCACTTCTGGTTTTTCAGCTTCaaccttttccttttcttctttactTTCCTTGACCTCATCTGCATCTGTTTTCTCATTCTCAGGTTTAAGTCCATCATCATCTTTCTTAACCTCTGATACTTCTTTCACACCATCAATTTCCTTATCCTCCTTTCCTTCTTCCACACTAACAACTTCCTTATTTTCCTTTACTTCTTCGACACTGTTAACTTCCTTATCCTCTTTGACTTCTGCACCATCATCTTTCTTGTCCTCGTTTTCTTCTTCCACATCATCATCTTTCTTGTCCTTTTTTACTTCTTTCACATCTTCAACtttcttgtcatcctttgctTCTTCAATTTTCTTGTCATCTTTTGCTTCTTCTGCACTACCAACTTTTTTATCTCCTTCAATCTCTTCCACACCATCAGCTCTCTTCTCTTCATTAGCTCCATTTATTTCAGCCCCTTTCAACTTTTTTACTCCATTATTCTCCAAGACATTTCCTCCATCAGTTCCCAAGTCCTTATTTTCTGCCCCTTCATTTaaagttttctccaacaaacTCTTGCCATTTGAATCTGCTTTGGAAACTTCAGTCACAGGTTCTTCCTCACCCATACTGATCTTATTTACAGATTACAGGAATGCTACAAAACTACTCCTTTATAAATACACTTTTGACTGCACTTTGTTAAAATGGACAACAACCTGGGAAAAGAAAATCATTACTCTAAATATGTCaaacaacaaaatcaaataaaagacataaaaggaaaaagataagaaatgctGAATGACATGGACCATTGAATGATAGTATATGTTCATACAAATTGTTTTAAAGATTTTAGTGGAAAACGGTTGTCTTGTTGACATGATATTCGTAAATTTTGAATGCTAATATCCTTGTTGAGATCAATTGAAAAGGCATTACAAGCAACAGATTAAAATTTAACCAAAGTTGAACTGAACAAAATATTTCTGTTGTTGCACCCCACCAACCAGAACAAAAAAGAGATTTCATGCAGTAAacgacaattttttttgtttaaactatAATATTTacacataaaaattatttaaattttggattCATCTGAGTTTGTGGTTCGAGCATTTAATAGAAATGCAcccccaaaaaaaatttaaaaattcatgccAATCAATACTTCAATAGCTATGAATGAACGGAATTTGACCCACATGCAAACCAACAAATGAATGGAATTTGACCCACATGCAAAGCGAGAAAAAGGGGTGAACATGATAAACAGTACTATCCACCTGAGGAAGAGAAATAATTAAACTATCAccaattaagaagcaataattaaaaattcaaatttggaAATTCAATTTTGCATTAACTCCTAACAAACTCAACAAGAACCAAATCGTCCAACACGAAACAATATTCTCAACAGCACAGCACACTCACAGTCAGAAACTTAAAAAGTCAAAACACCATAATCTTCTTAATTACACCATAGAGGTAACCTATTCTCTCTAATCCAACTCAAAGAATCAAATCAGATCAAATCAAGCAAGTCCCAGTCTTCTAACCCAATTAACCAATTCAAAGCCCTATATTCCACACCTCAGATTCCACCCCACccaaaagaacaaataaaaaaaacctACACAACAATTGAAGCTAGAAAATTATAAAGACGCAAGCAAACTTTGCAAATCAAAGAGCTAAAACGGTGCGTTAGAAGGGAAATTGGATGCGCAGGAACTTACAGATTCAGAGCTTCGAAGAGAACAGAATTGAGCTTATGTTGTTCCTCCCTCTCTCTCGCTCTCTGTGCCACTGTCAGTAAGTGAAGGTGGATAGTTGTTTCCGACAATATATAGTTCGGACTTCAAATGCGGATTTAAACAGCAGTTAACTCCCACGTAGGAATATTGGCATCGCTCAAATTCGGATCCGACGGCTAAGATAGGGTGTTCGTGACGTACGTGCAAGATCAACGATCGTGACTTGGGAATTCCTTGTGTTTTTAGAATCATCAAAAGTGGTAGAATAGATGGATAAGTTAAAATGGAACAAAAAAAGtgagtatttaattatttttaaattaaaataagagtatatacccattttggtcctcaaagaattttaaaCTGGACACTTTAgtctccaactaaaattaattagtcAATTGGTCTCTAACAATTAACTCCGTCAGTCATTTAGGTCCTTAgctccgtcaactctaacggaagacaaaatggtccctgaaaactctaaaatgggacaaaatgatccctgacaactctaacaagggacaaaatAATCACTGACCCCTTTATTCGAAAACGACACTGTTCTTTTccaattttcatcatatctcgcataatcctaacattcatactctccttcttcaccttcacagtcttcttttccatcttttccttcctcctctttagctcaaagattaagccatggtgtaattgtcacacgtgtcgcacctacctcaaTATGTCATAGACCACATACTTCCTAAATCTTTGTGACTagtacatccacctcctctgtACTTCATCCACCAAAAGCATCCACTTCCATGTCTTtgataacatcacctccaacACCGACAACGCCCACAACATCttcaagaccaagttccacaactatTCCAAGGGCACAcctttctccactctccggcaagcaacatagattgttggacattaggatatcatgagaagattctccttcgacatcatatgcaaattctcatttgaaatagacaccGAGTGATTCATTCCTTCTCTTTCGGAGTCTTAACAAATGACTTGCTGTCTggattcatgggatccatcgaagacgacatctagttgagagacataggcattagtttcctgagtataaattggttgagaacaagttgaggattttttttcttttttttagataattacatCTCCACCCAATTCCAAACAAAGTGGGCGTAGTTCCaaaaaaatagtaacaaaaaCAGAGCAATAACtacaaagaaaacataaaaactagCATAAAAAGCAAACAGTGAGCAAAAGAATATAATGATTTTAGCTCCTCCAAAGACACTTCAAGATGAACCCGATCTTATACAACATCAAATCATGATCATTCTCCTTTCAATTTTTACTCTGCAGAATTATTGGCCTTTTTCATAGATCAGTAAATCATGCATCAAAAATCAACTTCATTTGTCTTCTTATTTTCCTTAGACTTGATATTTATACTCATAAGTACATCAATTACTCCTGTATTGTCGATCTTGACACCATCGATTTGTGCATTCTACAACTTCCTCCTTTAACTTCTCTAATACCAACACTCCATTATTAAAGACAATGTTATTTCTATATCTCCATGTGCAccatattacaaaaaaaaaataacaccatCCACACTTTcttcatatctttttttatctttctatccATCCACACCTCAAAGCATTCTTTGGTGGTTCCTGACCAAACCCAAATCACACTCCAATCTACTAAGATTGATCCCCACAACTTCCATATACGATCACATGAAAAAGCAAGTGATGTACCGTCTCCAATCTATCCTTATATAAGACACAAAAGAATTCCGCTTCTGGTACAATCTTAAACTTACATAATCTATCTCTAGTATTCAATCTTTCTAAAATTACAAATCACATCAGCAACTCAACCCGTGgaggatttttttttcttgtgaacattaaatttatagagtgtgcattATATAGTTTGATGTTACAGTGTTAGACtgttagtgttatgcgagatatgatggaaattgggaGAGAACAGTGTCGTTTCTGAACCGAGgagatcagggaccattttgtcccctgttagagttgttagggactattttgtcctccgttagaatTAACGGAATAAAGGACCTAAATGACTGACggagttaattgttagggaccaatcgactaattaattttagttggggactaaagCGTCCAGtttaaaattctttgaggaccaaaatgggtatatactcttaaaataataaaactaatatgATTGAATTTACaaatttaaccatgatttttttttacgttattatatatcatttgtataaaaatatataataatttttaattgtaaGTACATATTGGGAAAAAAATCGCACAAGGGAGACGATGGCTTCACACTAAGTTCTTTTTAGTATTACTAGAAAATCATTAAGAATGACCTAGTTGAGATAATGTGAAATTTCTATTTAGAAGACAAAATACTTCGAAACAGACTCAAATTTGTTTGATTAGTAAGGTGCTAAATGtagagttaatactcaaattaaTCTCTGAAATTTGACCACCAACTCAATTTAGCCTCAAGATTTCAATCGACTCTAATTGTATCCTAAAATTTTGCCTCGAGCCTCAATTTGGCCCTTCCGGCGTTTTCTGTCATCGAGAGCTGACTTGGCAATTTTGGGAGACACCTGGCACCCTAACAGTTAGATGACGTGGCAAAATGTTTGAAGGATTCAATTTTAACCcctaaaaatttcaaataaaacctaGAAGTTCCAATTTCCCCAAATCGAAGAGTGTCTCCAAGAGGTGAGAAGAATGTTGCGAAGCAGCAGCCAAAGCTCAGGTAGCTCTGGTAGAGCTCGTTCGCATGGTGGCTGGATGAAGAACACACACGGTGACAGAGGTGGGAAGGTTCCGCATTGGTGCGGTTGTGGGTTGCG
This window contains:
- the LOC112720138 gene encoding DEK domain-containing chromatin-associated protein 4 isoform X2; this encodes MGEEEPVTEVSKADSNGKSLLEKTLNEGAENKDLGTDGGNVLENNGVKKLKGAEINGANEEKRADGVEEIEGDKKVGSAEEAKDDKKIEEAKDDKKVEDVKEVKKDKKDDDVEEENEDKKDDGAEVKEDKEVNSVEEVKENKEVVSVEEGKEDKEIDGVKEVSEVKKDDDGLKPENEKTDADEVKESKEEKEKVEAEKPEVDAMEVDGNTKDMQESGEKKDKEKIEAELDGNKEEEDEDVDNAGKSKEEDKAEDNKDNKGSKKRSRGKVNGEKVKEKKKELTKIEPRTPTVDRPVRERKSVERLVASIEKDANKEFHIEKGRGTPLKVAFKLSRRKTDDTFKLLHTILFGRRGKAVQIKSNISRFSGFVWHDNEEKHMIKVKEKFDKCNKEKLLEFCDVLDIAIAKATTRKEDIISKLIDFLVAPHATTTVLLAEKEKGRKRKRVVKRGTSRSGITTSRRSTKSRKKNEDSSPAEETRSDTENESEDEEKDKENEEENENGVHDKSEDETPEKSESEDESDSASESEDDKKRKQNSKASSTKKESATKSKAESVTVTKKSRSTPKRTPKKSSATTTKVDDEGEESPKVFSRKKQNDKAGKQKTSTPSKFASKEKTEKVTKGKGKKNQKKIPTDDQLRNSICEILKEVDFNTATFTDILKQLATRFDLDLTPRKASIKIMIQEELTKLADEADEEDEEDAEKGETQPTGQEVEI
- the LOC112720138 gene encoding DEK domain-containing chromatin-associated protein 4 isoform X1; translation: MGEEEPVTEVSKADSNGKSLLEKTLNEGAENKDLGTDGGNVLENNGVKKLKGAEINGANEEKRADGVEEIEGDKKVGSAEEAKDDKKIEEAKDDKKVEDVKEVKKDKKDDDVEEENEDKKDDGAEVKEDKEVNSVEEVKENKEVVSVEEGKEDKEIDGVKEVSEVKKDDDGLKPENEKTDADEVKESKEEKEKVEAEKPEVDAMEVDGNTKDMQESGEKKDKEKIEAELDGNKEEEDEDVDNAGKSKEEDKAEDNKDNKGSKKRSRGKVNGEKVKEKKKELTKIEPRTPTVDRPVRERKSVERLVASIEKDANKEFHIEKGRGTPLKGIPNVAFKLSRRKTDDTFKLLHTILFGRRGKAVQIKSNISRFSGFVWHDNEEKHMIKVKEKFDKCNKEKLLEFCDVLDIAIAKATTRKEDIISKLIDFLVAPHATTTVLLAEKEKGRKRKRVVKRGTSRSGITTSRRSTKSRKKNEDSSPAEETRSDTENESEDEEKDKENEEENENGVHDKSEDETPEKSESEDESDSASESEDDKKRKQNSKASSTKKESATKSKAESVTVTKKSRSTPKRTPKKSSATTTKVDDEGEESPKVFSRKKQNDKAGKQKTSTPSKFASKEKTEKVTKGKGKKNQKKIPTDDQLRNSICEILKEVDFNTATFTDILKQLATRFDLDLTPRKASIKIMIQEELTKLADEADEEDEEDAEKGETQPTGQEVEI